In Lemur catta isolate mLemCat1 chromosome 1, mLemCat1.pri, whole genome shotgun sequence, one DNA window encodes the following:
- the LOC123642427 gene encoding olfactory receptor 5H8-like — MEKENATLLTEFVLTGLTHQPDSKIPLFLAFSMIYFVTITGNLGLITVIWNDPHLHIPMYLFLGNLAFVDTWLSSTVTPNMLINFFAKSQMLSLSECMVQFFSFVISVTTECFLLAAMAYDRYVAICKPLLYPVIMTNALCIRLLVLSFLGGFLHASIHVSFLFRLTFCNSNIVHHFFCDIIPLLKISCNDSSINYLLVYIFAGSIQAFTILTVLISYTSVLFTILKKKSVKGIRKAFSTCGAHLLSVFLYYGPLLFMYVLPASLQSNDRDMIDSLFYTVIIPFLNPIIYSLRNKQVIDSLKKTLKGKI; from the coding sequence atggaaaaagaaaatgcaacatTGCTGACAGAGTTTGTTCTCACAGGACTTACACATCAACCAGATTCGAAAATCCCCCTGTTCCTGGCATTCTCAATGATATATTTCGTCACTATCACAGGGAACCTTGGTCTGATTACTGTCATCTGGAATGACCCTCACCTTCACATCCCCATGTACTTATTCCTTGGAAATTTAGCCTTTGTGGATACTTGGTTATCATCCACAGTGACTCCCAACATGCTGATCAACTTCTTTGCCAAGAGTCAGATGTTGTCTCTCTCTGAATGCATggtacaatttttttcctttgtaatcagTGTAACCACAGAATGTTTTCTCTTGGCAGCAATGGCGTATGATCGCTATGTAGCCATATGCAAACCTTTACTCTATCCAGTGATTATGACCAATGCACTATGCATCCGGCTATTAGTCTTGTCATTCCTAGGTGGCTTTCTTCATGCCAGTATTCATGTGAGTTTTTTATTCAGATTAACCTTCTGTAATTCTAACATAGTACATCACTTTTTCTGTGACATTATCCCATTGTTAAAGATTTCTTGTAATGACTCTTCTATTAATTATCTCCTGGTTTATATTTTCGCTGGTTCAATTCAAGCATTCACCATTCTGACGGTTCTCATCTCTTATACCTCTGTTCTCtttacaatcttaaaaaagaagtcaGTCAAAGGCATAAGGaaagccttctccacctgtggAGCTCACCTCTTATCTGTGTTTTTATACTATGGCCCTCTTCTCTTCATGTATGTGCTCCCTGCATCTCTACAATCTAATGATCGAGACATGATAGACTCTCTGTTTTACACTGTTATAATTCCTTTCTTAAATCCAATTATCTATAGCCTGAGAAATAAGCAAGTCATAGACTcattgaaaaaaacattaaagggaaaaatttag